The window CAGCGCGATCCGTATCGTTACGCGAAGTGGGGGACTGCGCCTCTGCCATTCCGGTGACGAGCAGGCAGAGGACGCTGAAGCAGAGACAGACTCGCAACTTGACCATGGAAAACCTCGTGACGATTATCATCGATCCGCAACAGAATGGTCTCCCATCTTTCAGGTTTATCTCCTGATTCTTGCAGAGCTGCAAATTGGCAGGATTCAATCACCCCGGCACCATCGTCGTCACCAGCCATGCTCCAGCTCTCTTCCGCACGCCGCACCACGGACTAGTACCGGCAAGCGCGCTTGTGTTTATATAAATCCAGAATCGGCCCCACCACGGAAAGCGCCCTCAAAATGAATGTGTCATTGCAGTCGAAGTTCCTCACCTCCATCAGCCTCGTCGCTGTACTCCTCGCCACCGCCGGCAACGCCCCCGCCCAAACCACCACCACCCCCATCCGCGTAGCCGTCGTCGGCCTCAACCACGACCACGTCCTGGGCTTCTTCCACACCCTCTCCTCCCATCCCGAGGTCACCCTCGTCGGCATCTCCGAACCCGACGCGACCCTGCGCCAGAAGTACGCCGCAAGCACCCACCTCCCCGACAACCTCTTCTTCCCCACCGAAGAAGCGATGCTCAAGAGCACCCACCCCCAGGCCATCCTCGTCTACACCTCCATCGCCGGTCACCGCGCCGCCATCGAGCAGGCCGCCCCGCTCCACATCGCCGCCATGGTCGAAAAGCCCCTGGCCACCACCGTCGAAGACGCCCTCGCCATCCAGCGCCTCTCCGAAAAGTACAACGTCCCCGTCCTCACCAACTACGAAACCACCTGGTACAACTCCAACACCGCCGCCGCAACCATCCTCAGCGAAGGCAAGATCGGCGACCTCCGCAAGCTCGTCGTCCACGACGGCCACGAAGGCCCCAAGGAGATCGGCGTCAGCCCAGCCTTCTTCTCCTGGCTCACCGACCCCAAACAAAACGGTGCAGGCGCGCTCTTCGACTTCGGCTGCTACGGCGTCGATCTCTCCACCTGGATCATGCACGGCGAGCTCCCCCAAACCGTCAGCGCCGTCACCCTCCACATCAAGCCGCAGATCTACCCCAACGTCGAAGACGACAGTACCGTCATCCTCACCTACCCCCGAGCCCAGGCCATCATTCAAGGC is drawn from Edaphobacter lichenicola and contains these coding sequences:
- a CDS encoding Gfo/Idh/MocA family protein; protein product: MNVSLQSKFLTSISLVAVLLATAGNAPAQTTTTPIRVAVVGLNHDHVLGFFHTLSSHPEVTLVGISEPDATLRQKYAASTHLPDNLFFPTEEAMLKSTHPQAILVYTSIAGHRAAIEQAAPLHIAAMVEKPLATTVEDALAIQRLSEKYNVPVLTNYETTWYNSNTAAATILSEGKIGDLRKLVVHDGHEGPKEIGVSPAFFSWLTDPKQNGAGALFDFGCYGVDLSTWIMHGELPQTVSAVTLHIKPQIYPNVEDDSTVILTYPRAQAIIQGSWNWPFARKDMEIYGATGYVDTLYDDKDPGAKLRIRLHGEPTEHVETAPALATPQNSSLSYLAAVINGTLKPQHDLTSLDTNVAVVRILDAARRSAQTGRTIHLADEVAKTK